A single Tachypleus tridentatus isolate NWPU-2018 chromosome 9, ASM421037v1, whole genome shotgun sequence DNA region contains:
- the LOC143225785 gene encoding THAP domain-containing protein 2-like, producing the protein MVHSCCAFNCSNRHGQVENVSYYRFPKDPDRRRRWIAAVNRKNWTPTEHTRLCSKHFVSGTKSDDPLSPDYVPSIFHFTRSPLKRRKAAELCKYENRKEVTKRRKEQQKRHEAAAGLLNLAFIEFKIYTKANNEIVTT; encoded by the exons ATGGTACACTCGTGTTGTGCGTTTAACTGTTCAaatcgacatggacaggtggaaaatgtgtcatactacagatttcctaaagatcccgaccgaagaagacgatggattgcagctgtcaataggaaaaactggacacccacagagcacaccagactttgtagtaaacattttgtgtcag GGACGAAGAGTGACGATCCCCTATCACCTGACTATGtaccttccatatttcattttacacgttcTCCCCTGAAGAGAAGAAAAGCTgctgaattgtgtaaatatgaaaacaggaaagaagtgaccaaaaggagaaaagaacaacaaaagagacaTGAAGCTGCTGCTGGGCTGCTTAACCTTGCTTTCatagaatttaaaatttacacCAAAGCCAATAACGAAATAGTGACAACCTGA